Part of the Geobacter pickeringii genome, TGGTCTTCAGCCAGAACCCCTCTTTTTCAATGTTCTCGCGCCCCCCCTCCTGACGGTCGACGAGGGAGACGATGCCGAGAACCTCAAGCCCTTCCTCTTCCGCACGGCGGACCGCTTTCATGGAGGAGCCGCCCGTGGTGACGACGTCCTCCACAATGATGACCTTAGAGCTGGGAGGAAGATTCTTCCGCCCCTCAAGCCATTGACCGGTGCCATGACCTTTCGGCTCCTTGCGGATGATAAAGGCGTGCATCGGCCGCCCCTCGAGATAGGCAGCAATGGAGGTGGCGGTGGCAATGGGGTCGGCTCCCAAGGTGATCCCCCCTACCCCCTGAACACCTTCCACGTCCTTGATGGCTTCATAGAACAGCTTACCGACCAGGAGTCCGCCCTCTGCATGGAGGGTGGTCTGCTTCCCGTCGAAGTAAAAATCGCTCTCGCGTCCCGAGGCGAGAGTGACTTTCCGCTTTTCATAGGAGAGCTGCAGGATGATTTGTTTGAGTCGTTCCCTATCGGTCATTATCGAAGGTGCTCCTTTCAGAAGAGGTCAAGCTGGGGTTCAGCCGCCAATTTGGGGAATCGGATGGGGTAGCCGCCGGAGAAGCAGGCCTTGCAGTAGGGGTTCGTACCGGTCCCCACGGCCTCCAGCAGACCTTCCTCGGACAGGTATCCGAGGGAATCGGCAGTGATATACCGCCTGATCTCGTCAATGGTGTGCGACGATGAAATGAGCTCTTTCCGGGTCGGCGTGTCGATGCCGTAGTAGCAGGGATAGCTCGTCGGCGGAGAGGAAATGCGGACATGAACCTCTTTGGCACCGGCATTGCGCACCATCTTGACTATCTTGCGCGACGTCGTGCCGCGGACGATGGAATCGTCGATGACCACGACCCGCTTCCCCTTCAGGATGTCACGCACGGGATTGAGCTTGATCTTGACGCCGAAATGGCGGATCGATTGCTGGGGCTCGATGAAGGTCCTGCCGATGTAGTGATTGCGGATGAGACCGAGCTCGAAGGGAATCCCCGATTCCTGGGCATAGCCGAGGGCCGCGGGAACTCCCGAATCCGGAACCGGAATGACGATATCGGCGTCGACCTGGTGCTCGCGAGCAAGCTGGCGCCCGAATTCCTTCCGCACCATGTAGACGTTCTTGCCGAAAATGTACGAATCCGGGCGGGCGAAGTAGACAAACTCGAAGATACAGGGCGCCGCTTCGGTCTTGGCGAGAGGAAAATGGGAGGAGACGCCATCCTTGGTGATGACAACGATCTCCCCCGGCTCGATCTCACGGATGAACTCGGCCTCGATAAGGTCAAGGGCACAGCTTTCGGAGGCGACCACCCACCCTTCGCCAAGCTTTCCGAGGCACAGGGGGCGGAATCCCTGGGGGTCGCGGGCGGCGATCATGCGGGTCTCCGTGAGGAAGAGAAGACAGTAAGCCCCCTTAACCCTCCCGAGAGCCTCGGCGATACGGTCTTCCAACGAATTCTGCTTGGACGTGGCGAGAAGGTGCAGGAGCACCTCCGTATCCATGGTGGTCTGGAAGATGGAGCCCCAGGCCTCCAGCTCGTCCTTCACCGTCTGGGCGTTCACAAGGTTGCCGTTGTGCGCGACGGCGATGGAGCCTCGGGAGTAGTCGACCATGATCGGTTGGACGTTCTTGATGACCGAATCTCCGGTAGTGGAGTACCGGACATGACCGATGGCCGAGCGCCCCGGCAGTTTCTTGAATATCTCCTGGTCGCCGAAGACATCCGCCACAAGCCCCATGCTCTTGTGGGAGAAGAGGGTCCTGCCGTCCGACGACACGATGCCGCAGCTCTCCTGGCCGCGGTGCTGCAGGGCATAAAGGCCGAGGTAGGTCAGGTTGGCTGCTTCCGGATGCCCATAAACACCAAAAATGCCACACTCTTCCGTTGGTCTGTAAAGCTTCATTACGTCTCCATGTACGATAAAAGCGGCTGCACGATTACAGCCGCCCGGGTGTTACAGCAGATTCTTCCTGGCATACTCTGAGGCATTCTTGAAAAGGATGAGTCCGTCGCCTTCCTCGGGAAGCTCTTCGCGGGTCCAGCGCGGATGGTTGATCCGGTGGACGAAAGCCTCGGGATGCGGCATCATCCCCATGAGACGGCCGGTTTCGTTGCAGAGTCCCGCAATGGCATTCACCGAGCCGTTCGGATTGAGAGGAAACTCCATGGTAGGCGTTGCATAAGAGCTGTCGGAATACTTGAAGACCGCCAGATGCTTCGCCTCGATGGTGTCCAGGGTTGCCTGGCTGTCGACAACGAATTTCCCCTCGCCGTGGCGGATCGGAAGGTACAGCCCCTTCGCTACCCCTTTCGTGTAGACGCATGTCGAAGCGGAATCGGTCTTGAGATACACCCACCGGTCCTGGAACCGGCCGCAGTCGTTGAAGGTAAGGGTCGCTGCCTGTGTCAGATAGCGCCCGTCAAACGCAGGCAAAAGCCCCATCTTCACCATCAGCTGGAAGCCGTTGCAGACACCGAGAATCAGCTTGCCGTCAGCGATGAAGCGTGTCAGCTGATCGAGCAGGTGTTCACGGAGATCGTCGACCTTTGCGTATTTGAGCCGGTTGGCCTGGGCCTTGGCACTGCCGAGATCGTCTCCGTCGAGAAACCCGCCGGTCAGATTCAGGAAGTGGAAATTGTCCAGCCTCACCTCACCCGCCAATAGATCGGAAATATGGGCAATGACGACATCGTCGAAACCGCCGAGCCGGCAGGCATGGGCCGCCTCCGTCTCGCAGTTGGTACCGTTGCCGGTCATGACTATCGCTCGTGCTTTCGCCATCTTACAGCTCCCTCAGCGGGCTCTGCCACGCTTGCTTGAGTTCGTCTATCCGCTCGTTGATCACCGGTGTACCTGCCAGGCCGTCAATACGCAGAACGGCCTCCTCCGTAACAACCCCGATGGCCGAAACTCCACATTCCCCCATCACCGACTCAAAGGCCTGACGGTGATGGGGGCGGATGGTTACCAGATGCCGCGAAGCCGATTCGGAGAAGAGCAGAACGGCATCGTTCTTCTCGGTGCTGTCACCGCTCCACCGGACGCTCTTCAGGTCGGCCGAGATCCCGAAGCCGCCGGCAAAGGCCTTTTCCGCCAGGGCCACGGCGAGGCCACCGTCGGAAAGATCATGACAGGAGGCGACCAACCCGTCGGTAATGGCCCGGTGGAGCGCGCGGTAACGCGTAAGGGCAGCCTCGGCATTGACCTTCGGCACATTGTTGCCGATCTCCCCGCGGAGGGCGAAGTACTCGGAGCCACCAAGCTCGTTTGCCGTTTCACCAAGAAGGTAGACGATATCTTCGGGGCGCTTGACGTCCATGGTGACGGCCTTGCGCACATCATCGATCTTGCCGATGACCGAGAAGAGGAGCGTCGGCGGAATGGAAATCTTGACCGCTCCGTCGTAAAAGTCGTTTTTCATGGAATCCTTGCCGGAAATGAGGGGGATGCCATAGGCGACGCAGTAGTCGTACAATGCCTTGTTGGAGCGGACCAGCTGGGCCATCTTGTACTCGCCGTCCGGCGTCTTCTCCGACTGGACCGGATCGCACCAGCAGAAGTTGTCGAGTCCGGACACCAGATCCAGCGAGCCGCCGACGGCCACGTAGTTGCGCAATCCCTCGTCGATGGCGTTGGCGGTCATGTGATAGGTATCGATGTCGCTGTAGCGGGGGCAGATGCCGTGGCCCACCACGACCCCCTCGAAGGAATCAAGCACCGGACGAACCACGGCTGCGTCGGAAGGACCGTCGTTGGCAACGCCCGTGAAGGGCTTCACCACGCTCCCCCCCTGAACCTCGTGGTCATAACGGCGGACCACCGACTCTTTGGAACAGATGTTGAGCGCGCCGAGAAGTTGCTTGAGATCGGCGGTATAATCGGACGAAACCTCGATGGCCGGTTCCTCGTGCCGCTTGATCTCCCAGACCCCCCGCATCTCCATGGGAGGGAGCCCCTCATGGAGAAAGCTGATCGGCAGATAGGCGATGGTCCGCTCGCCGAACTCGATATGAAAGATGCCCGTATCGGTGAATTCACCGAGCACCGTTGCCTCCACTCCGAAGCGCTTCGCCATGGCCAGGAATTCGTCGATATGGGCCGGCGGCACGGCGAGGCTCATCCGCTCCTGGGCCTCGGAGATGAGAATCTCCCAAGGATCGAGTCCCGGATATTTGAGCGGCGCCCTTGAGAGATCCATCCGGCAGCCGCCGCACTCCTTGGCCATCTCGCCGACCGATGAGGAGAGCCCGCCAGCACCGTTGTCGGTGATGAAGTTGTAGAGTCCCCTGTCACGGGCACGGATGAGGAAGTCGGTCATCCGCTTCTGGGTGATCGGATCGCCGATCTGGACGGCGGTCACCGGGGAATTTTCGTTCAGCTCCTCAGACGAGAAGGTGGCACCGTGGATGCCGTCCTTGCCGATCCGTCCGCCGGTCATGACGATGAGGTCGCCCGGATTGATATGTTTCTCGTGGGCCGGCTTGCCGTTGATGGTGGCCGGCATGAGACCGGCGGTACCGCAGAAGACCAAGGGCTTGCCGGCAAAGCGGTCATCGAAGACCAGAGAACCGTTCACCGTCGGGATGCCGCTCTTGTTCCCGCCGTGTTCCACCCCTTCCACAACCCCTTCATAGATGCGACGGGGATGCAGGAGACGACTGGGGAGCGGTTTTTCGTAGAACGGAGAGGCAAAGCAGAAGACATCGGTGTTAAAGATAAGCCGGGCCCCCATGCCAGTGCCGAAGGGATCGCGGTTAACGCCGACGATGCCGGTCAGGGCCCCGCCGTAGGGATCGAGTGCCGACGGAGAATTGTGGGTCTCGACCTTGAAGACCAGTGACCAGTCATCGTTAAACCTGATGACGCCCGCGTTGTCCTTGAACACTGACAGGCAGTAGTCATTCTCCCCCTGCTGCTGGCGAACCGTGGCCGTGGTCCGCTGGATGTAACTCTTGAACAGGGACTTGATCTCTTCGCGATTCCCGTGCTCATCGATGTACTCGACGTTTCCGGAGAAGATCTTGTGCTTGCAGTGCTCGGACCAGGTCTGGGCCAGCGCCTCAAGCTCCGCATCGGTCGGTTTGTCCGAAAGCCCCATCTCCTGGCGTTTGGCAAGGACCGCGGGATCACGATAGTGAGCCTGGATGATCTTCATCTCATCAAGGGTGAGGGCCAGTACCCCATCCTTGCTGATCCGCATCAGCTCCTCGTCCGTAACGTTCAGATCGATTTCGCGCACTTGGCTCCGGGTCTCGGCGGTAACCTTCGGAACGGAGACGGGTACCCCTCCCTGGGCCATGAATTCGGCCTGGTCGAGGATGACGAAACGCTGAATGAGGGTGTTGCACAGCAGGTCTTTTGCAATCCGTTCCACGTCGGTTCGGGATAGCGCACCGTTCAGCAGATACTGGACCGATGTATAGACCCCCTCTCCCGCAGCGAAGGGGCGACCGGATATGTACTCGATCGCTTCACGGGCGGTCCGACCGACGTTGTCGGTAACGCCGGGGCGAAACCCGACCTCAACGAGGAAATCGAACCCCGTCGCCACCGGCCGGTCGATGCTCCAGTCCTGAATGACCGGATCGCAGAAAGGCTCAGAGGCCGCCTTCACCAGATCGTCCTCGGCCAGCTCGGCATCCACGGTGTAGACGTCGATGGTCCGGACGCCTTCAACCGAAAGATGGAGGAAATGTTCGATTTCGCGCTTGATCCGCTCGCCGCGGGCGTCGCGTACCCCATTCCTGAGGGCTATCTCGATTCGTCTCGCCATTACTGTTCCTTTTCCAAGAAAACTGTCCGGGTCGGGAACGGAATCTCGATTCCCTCCTCCCGGAAACGGGTTATGATACGTTCGTTGATACGATCGGTGGTCGCAAAGACCCGACCATAATCCTCAACCCAGAAGAAGAGCGCCATATTGAGGGCGCTTTCGCCAAAGGAGACCAGAAAAGCCTCCGGAGCGGGATCCCTGAGTACATCGGGAAAGTCGAGGGCCGTCTCGGTCAGGATTCGCTTCACGATCCCCACATCGCTCCCATATCCGACGCCGACGCTCACCTTTCCCTTGGCACGCATATCGGGAAACGCCATGTTGATGATCGTCGTGTTGCATAGTTCGGAGTTTGGGATGATGAGGAGCGTGTTGTCGACGGTTTTGATTTTGGTGGTGCGGAGCCCGATATCGGCAACGTCCCCCCACTGACCGGAGGTGAGCTGGACGCGGTCGCCGATCCGGAACGGCCGGTCCACCATGAGGGTGAAACCTGAAATCATGTTGGCCAGGGTATCCTTGGCCGCCATACCGATGGCCAGAGAACCGATTCCGAGGGCGGTCACGACCGACAGGATGTCGTAGTTGAAATGCCGCAGCGTCACCATCAGGGCAATGCCCGCGAGGAAGATGGTGATCAGTTTTTCGAGCGGTGGGATGATCTGCCGGTCCACCCCCGTCCCGTGGCGCTCGGCGAGGCGCGTGCCGTACCACACCAAAAGCTCGTCGATTGCGCGCCAGGCGATGTTGGTGACGACTATGACGTTGAGAATGAACACGGCGCCCGACAGGGCAACATGGGCCTTCTCGGGCAGCGGCAGGGACTTTACGGCGAAGTAGAGACCTGCCAGCACCACGAGGAGGCACGTGGGCGGCGTCACCCGCCTGAGGATCCGGTCGTCCAGATCAGTGCGCGTGAACGACGTCAGCCGCGGAGCCCAACGGGTCAGAAGATAACGGGCGACGAGCGAAAGAACCCAGTAGAAAGTGAAGATGACGACAGCCGCCAGGAGTTCTTTGAGCCAGAACACCAGAGAGTTGTCGCCCGCTCCGCTTCTGAAGAGCTCGAGGATATTATCCACCGAAGACCCTCGAGAAAATGGTGTCTACGTGCTTGAGGTGATAGTTGAGGTCAAATGCCTCGCAAATCTCTTCCTCAGGGAGGTACCCCCTCACCTCGTCATCGGCCAGGAGCTCGGTCTGGAAATCCTTTCCCTGCTCCCACACCTTCATGGCGTTGCGCTGGACGAGCTCGTAGGCCTTTTCGCGGGAAGCGCCGGCAGTGGCCAGTTTAAGCAGGACGCGCTGCGAAAAGATAAGTCCCCGCATGAGGTTGAGGTTTTTCATCATGTTTTCGGGATAGACCACGAGGTTATCGATGAGACCGATGCAGCGGTTGAGCATGAAATCCATCACGATCGTCGCGTCCGGACCGATGATCCGTTCTACGGAGGAGTGGGAGATGTCGCGCTCGTGCCAGAGCGGCACGTTCTCCAGAGCCGATACGGCGTAACCGCGCACCAGGCGGGCCAATCCGGTGAGGTTCTCGGACAGGACCGGGTTACGCTTGTGCGGCATGGCCGACGATCCCTTCTGCCCCTTGCTGAAGAACTCCTCGGCCTCCAGGACCTCCGTCCGCTGAAGATGACGGATCTCGACGGCGAACTTCTCGATGGAGCTTGCGATAATCGCCAGCGTCGAGAAGAACTCGGCGTGGCGGTCGCGCTGGATGACCTGCGTTGCGCAGGGAGCGGGCTTCAGCCCCGCCTTGAGGCAGACGTACTCCTCGACCCGGGGATCGATATTCGCGAAGGTGCCGACCGCACCGGAAATCTTCCCGTAAGCCACGGTCTCTCGAGCCGCCTCCATCCGGCGGAGGTTTCGGCGCATCTCGTCATACCAGAGCGCCATCTTGATACCGAAAGTCACCGGTTCTGCATGGATTCCGTGGGAACGCCCCATCATCGGGGTATCCTTGTGCTCGAGTGCCCGGCGCTTGATAACCTCCATCAGGCGCTTGATGTCCTCAATAATGAGGTCGGAGGCCTCTGCAAGCAGCATGGCGAAAGAGGTGTCGAGAACATCCGAAGAGGTGAGCCCAAGATGGACAAAGCGCGAATCGTCACCGATGTAATCGGCGACCGAGGTGAGGAAGGCGATGACGTCATGCTTTACGGTCCGCTCGATCTCGTCAATGCGCTCCACGTCAAAGTTGGCCTTGGACTTGATCCGCTCGACCGCTTCCGCCGGAATGTTTCCCAGGTCAGCATGGGCCTCGCAGGCGTAGATTTCGATGTCAAGCCACTTCTGGTAGCGGTTCCTCGGCTCCCAGATGCGGGTCATTTCAGGACGGCTGTAACGTTCGATCACGGTAGATTCTCCTTCGTCGAAAACGGAAGTAAAAGGGCTGACTTCGCGTCGGCCCTGCGATGATCAGAGGCGGAGGACTTCACTTGGCTGGGACTGTTCACCGACAATGAGCCGGGGCAAGCAGACGCTCTGCGAGTTCAAGAGGTTCTGTGTCACGTCCCGTGCAACGGTCGGGTCGTTGTTGATTTCGGAAAGGTGTGCAAGGAAAAGGCCTTTAAGACCGGGGCTCAGTAAATCCGACAGCAGGGCCGCAGAATCGTTATTGGAAAGATGCCCGTGACGGGATTTGATCCGTTGTTTAAGGTGCCAGGGATAGGGGCCATTGATGAGCATCTCTTCGTCATGATTCGATTCGAGCACCAGCACCCGGCAATCCTTGAGCTTTTCGGCAACGAGACGGGTCGCGACGCCGAAATCGGTGGCGACACCGACCTTACCTTCACCACTTTCGAAGGTGAATCCGACCGGGTCACAGGCATCGTGGGTAATGGGAAAAGGATCGACCAGAATATCCCGGCACATGAACGAGTAACCCGATTCGAACTCGGTAACCACCACTCCCGAGAGTGCGTCTCCCAATGCCCGATGTGTCGGATAACTTACATAGACGGGCAGATGATACTTACGGGCAAGCACCCCTACCCCGCGTACATGGTCTACGTGTTCATGACTGACGAACAGGCCGTCCAGATCAGCGGCATCGACACCGATAGCAGCGAGCCGCCGCACGATCTCCCGCGCCGAAAGCCCTGCGTCAACAAGGACCCTGCTCTCGCCCGATTCGACATAAAGGGAGTTCCCCTTGCTTCCGCTGGCGAGCAGGCAGACCTTCACGAACCCTCCGATTTATTGGCCCCAAAGACGCTGGCCCAGCCCCATGGCATAACCAATTTTTTATACCGAAATGCCGGCAGATATTCAAGGTGAAACACGGTAGTTTTTTTTAATTAACAGGAGAGTTGTTACTTGAGAAGATTCAGGTAATCTATCGTGCCATCGCCGGTGACGGGATTAAGAGGCAAAACGATATGGAATGTGGAGCCGGGGAAGTACTCCGGATTGTAACCGGGGGACTCGACCCAGACCTCTCCTCCGTGCATCTCGACGATTCCCTTTGCTATCGACAGACCAAGTCCGGCTCCGCGAGCTTTGAAGGCGACCTTGCCGGAACTGTGCTCCTCTATATTGCCGGCCTCGTAAAATTTGTCGAAGATTCGGAGCTGGTCGTCAATATCGATGCCGATTCCGGTATCGGCAACGGTTATCTCTACGTAAAGGTGCTGATCCTTGCCTATGTTGACCACCTGCTGCACCG contains:
- the pyrE gene encoding orotate phosphoribosyltransferase gives rise to the protein MTDRERLKQIILQLSYEKRKVTLASGRESDFYFDGKQTTLHAEGGLLVGKLFYEAIKDVEGVQGVGGITLGADPIATATSIAAYLEGRPMHAFIIRKEPKGHGTGQWLEGRKNLPPSSKVIIVEDVVTTGGSSMKAVRRAEEEGLEVLGIVSLVDRQEGGRENIEKEGFWLKTIFTKADLLA
- the purF gene encoding amidophosphoribosyltransferase, whose amino-acid sequence is MKLYRPTEECGIFGVYGHPEAANLTYLGLYALQHRGQESCGIVSSDGRTLFSHKSMGLVADVFGDQEIFKKLPGRSAIGHVRYSTTGDSVIKNVQPIMVDYSRGSIAVAHNGNLVNAQTVKDELEAWGSIFQTTMDTEVLLHLLATSKQNSLEDRIAEALGRVKGAYCLLFLTETRMIAARDPQGFRPLCLGKLGEGWVVASESCALDLIEAEFIREIEPGEIVVITKDGVSSHFPLAKTEAAPCIFEFVYFARPDSYIFGKNVYMVRKEFGRQLAREHQVDADIVIPVPDSGVPAALGYAQESGIPFELGLIRNHYIGRTFIEPQQSIRHFGVKIKLNPVRDILKGKRVVVIDDSIVRGTTSRKIVKMVRNAGAKEVHVRISSPPTSYPCYYGIDTPTRKELISSSHTIDEIRRYITADSLGYLSEEGLLEAVGTGTNPYCKACFSGGYPIRFPKLAAEPQLDLF
- a CDS encoding phosphoribosylformylglycinamidine synthase subunit PurQ encodes the protein MAKARAIVMTGNGTNCETEAAHACRLGGFDDVVIAHISDLLAGEVRLDNFHFLNLTGGFLDGDDLGSAKAQANRLKYAKVDDLREHLLDQLTRFIADGKLILGVCNGFQLMVKMGLLPAFDGRYLTQAATLTFNDCGRFQDRWVYLKTDSASTCVYTKGVAKGLYLPIRHGEGKFVVDSQATLDTIEAKHLAVFKYSDSSYATPTMEFPLNPNGSVNAIAGLCNETGRLMGMMPHPEAFVHRINHPRWTREELPEEGDGLILFKNASEYARKNLL
- a CDS encoding phosphoribosylformylglycinamidine synthase subunit PurS gives rise to the protein MARRIEIALRNGVRDARGERIKREIEHFLHLSVEGVRTIDVYTVDAELAEDDLVKAASEPFCDPVIQDWSIDRPVATGFDFLVEVGFRPGVTDNVGRTAREAIEYISGRPFAAGEGVYTSVQYLLNGALSRTDVERIAKDLLCNTLIQRFVILDQAEFMAQGGVPVSVPKVTAETRSQVREIDLNVTDEELMRISKDGVLALTLDEMKIIQAHYRDPAVLAKRQEMGLSDKPTDAELEALAQTWSEHCKHKIFSGNVEYIDEHGNREEIKSLFKSYIQRTTATVRQQQGENDYCLSVFKDNAGVIRFNDDWSLVFKVETHNSPSALDPYGGALTGIVGVNRDPFGTGMGARLIFNTDVFCFASPFYEKPLPSRLLHPRRIYEGVVEGVEHGGNKSGIPTVNGSLVFDDRFAGKPLVFCGTAGLMPATINGKPAHEKHINPGDLIVMTGGRIGKDGIHGATFSSEELNENSPVTAVQIGDPITQKRMTDFLIRARDRGLYNFITDNGAGGLSSSVGEMAKECGGCRMDLSRAPLKYPGLDPWEILISEAQERMSLAVPPAHIDEFLAMAKRFGVEATVLGEFTDTGIFHIEFGERTIAYLPISFLHEGLPPMEMRGVWEIKRHEEPAIEVSSDYTADLKQLLGALNICSKESVVRRYDHEVQGGSVVKPFTGVANDGPSDAAVVRPVLDSFEGVVVGHGICPRYSDIDTYHMTANAIDEGLRNYVAVGGSLDLVSGLDNFCWCDPVQSEKTPDGEYKMAQLVRSNKALYDYCVAYGIPLISGKDSMKNDFYDGAVKISIPPTLLFSVIGKIDDVRKAVTMDVKRPEDIVYLLGETANELGGSEYFALRGEIGNNVPKVNAEAALTRYRALHRAITDGLVASCHDLSDGGLAVALAEKAFAGGFGISADLKSVRWSGDSTEKNDAVLLFSESASRHLVTIRPHHRQAFESVMGECGVSAIGVVTEEAVLRIDGLAGTPVINERIDELKQAWQSPLREL
- a CDS encoding mechanosensitive ion channel family protein, whose translation is MDNILELFRSGAGDNSLVFWLKELLAAVVIFTFYWVLSLVARYLLTRWAPRLTSFTRTDLDDRILRRVTPPTCLLVVLAGLYFAVKSLPLPEKAHVALSGAVFILNVIVVTNIAWRAIDELLVWYGTRLAERHGTGVDRQIIPPLEKLITIFLAGIALMVTLRHFNYDILSVVTALGIGSLAIGMAAKDTLANMISGFTLMVDRPFRIGDRVQLTSGQWGDVADIGLRTTKIKTVDNTLLIIPNSELCNTTIINMAFPDMRAKGKVSVGVGYGSDVGIVKRILTETALDFPDVLRDPAPEAFLVSFGESALNMALFFWVEDYGRVFATTDRINERIITRFREEGIEIPFPTRTVFLEKEQ
- the purB gene encoding adenylosuccinate lyase, with protein sequence MIERYSRPEMTRIWEPRNRYQKWLDIEIYACEAHADLGNIPAEAVERIKSKANFDVERIDEIERTVKHDVIAFLTSVADYIGDDSRFVHLGLTSSDVLDTSFAMLLAEASDLIIEDIKRLMEVIKRRALEHKDTPMMGRSHGIHAEPVTFGIKMALWYDEMRRNLRRMEAARETVAYGKISGAVGTFANIDPRVEEYVCLKAGLKPAPCATQVIQRDRHAEFFSTLAIIASSIEKFAVEIRHLQRTEVLEAEEFFSKGQKGSSAMPHKRNPVLSENLTGLARLVRGYAVSALENVPLWHERDISHSSVERIIGPDATIVMDFMLNRCIGLIDNLVVYPENMMKNLNLMRGLIFSQRVLLKLATAGASREKAYELVQRNAMKVWEQGKDFQTELLADDEVRGYLPEEEICEAFDLNYHLKHVDTIFSRVFGG
- a CDS encoding MBL fold metallo-hydrolase, translating into MKVCLLASGSKGNSLYVESGESRVLVDAGLSAREIVRRLAAIGVDAADLDGLFVSHEHVDHVRGVGVLARKYHLPVYVSYPTHRALGDALSGVVVTEFESGYSFMCRDILVDPFPITHDACDPVGFTFESGEGKVGVATDFGVATRLVAEKLKDCRVLVLESNHDEEMLINGPYPWHLKQRIKSRHGHLSNNDSAALLSDLLSPGLKGLFLAHLSEINNDPTVARDVTQNLLNSQSVCLPRLIVGEQSQPSEVLRL